The Candidatus Nanosynbacter featherlites DNA window TGGACTGACCAGATGGCGGCGATGTATTGGTCGCTACAGTCAGAGGGGTTCAAATAGCTGCAATCGATGTCAAATTTTAGTTTTGGGTTTGACACTAGGTATGCTTGCGACATCCATATACCGTTGACCCCAAAACCTCCGTGTTTATACTCGGGTCTTTCGACCTTAAAGTCTTCTTTATATTTATTGTTCAGATACTCAGACATCCCATTCTGGGCATTAGATATTTTATTTTCATTTTTGATATGTAAGACAATCGCTATGGCAACAATCAATATAACCAGGCTACAGAGGGCTATCAATAATTTGTATACTTTATGCTTCTTTGTCTTACTGACTTTCTTTGCCATCACCCCCTCCGGTTACTTTATAGATTATTTATTATTTTAGTTTAAGCACGACCCATACACAAGAGAGCGCTGCTATACAATCCTAGGTTATAGGCTGTGAAGTTTCACCTTCCAGGAGCAGATAGGGTTAGCCCCTTTCTTAAAGGCAGAGAGCTAAATATCTGATGAATCAAAACCTCAGAGGCTATTCAGCTGATTAATAGATCCGACTACTGAGGCAATACCCCATACTGTCCCATTCATATAAATTATTTCTTGATAGGCCTCAGGATCTCCTAAGTCGTAGCCACAATGCTGTAGTTCATATTTACCGTCGTATATCTTTCTGCCACATAAGTCTGGTTTGCCGATAAGCTCCTCGACCGTATCCCTATCCATGCCGATCTGGACGTCGCTCATCTTCTTATAGAACTCGTCCTTAGTTGACCAAGGCCTACTGTTAGTATCGGAGCTAGCATTAGTATCAGAGACAGTATTAGGGCGAGGAGTGTGCTGCTGTAGATATAGGATTGTTACGACTCCAGCGGTAAAGCATATAGCTACGTAAACTAGCACAATAGCCACAAGCTTAATTAACTTTTTATCTTTATAAGGATAACCGTTGTTTACCATAAGCTTATTCTATTACGTTATGCTGGACAGTTCAATCTACTTGAATATCTAGAAATAGTTGGAAGCTCACCAGGTTTTTTATTTACGCGCGTTTTTTCGTTCTTTTGCTTTTACTCTTCGCCGTGTAATACATATCTCAGGCTTTTGATGTCTTTACACGGTAAGGTACTCAGCGCTAAATATTGTTCTGGTGTTAAACTCATGTTGCTACAACCTCCCATCTCTTAAACATATTAACTATAGTGCTCTTATCCAAAGTCTTTAGTTTTTCAAGCGAGATAATTAAACCATGCTTTTCACGGCCATATTCTGCTGACTTATACGTAATGGTGGTATCTGTTTTTGCAGGCAGTTCACTAGTGAGTAGAAGTAGCTTATTAACCGCTGCCATTTTTTCTTGAGTAGATAGATCTCTATTACGCAACTCAGATATGATAATATCGTACGGTATTTGCTTACCGTATCGATCGGCCGCATCATTAAATAAAGGTACTTTGCCACTAATGCTAATGTCTCTCGTCTGTACACTCATTGAAGACTGAATGTCAATCTCATACTGCACTCTCTCGCCAAACACCTTATTAATTACGGGCTGAAGTCGTTTACGCTCCTCACTAGTCCACACGGCACCGGCATAACCATCGCTAACACCTGACGATGATGACATGACGGTAAAGCGAATGGTTTTATCATCTTTTGGATATGCAATAGCATCAAAATGCCCCTCAACCGCAAGACCACCGCCCTTATGTTCTGGCTTTTCGACCACAAATTCTTGCCTATACTTATTTTGCAGATATTCCTTCATTTCAGCCTGAGCATTAGCGACATCAAGCTGGAATTTAATATAAAAACCGCCGACAATCATTGCTACCAAGATTAGCGGCGTGGCGAATAGTAGTAATACTTTGCGTGGTTTGACTGCATTAGTCTTGCTCAATTTGGATTGTTTCTTAGACATAGGTAAGCTTCCCTATATACTGTTTATACTCACTTTCATTGTAACCTAACTACAAGCAATATACAACGAAAATATAGGCAGCCAAAGCTACCTATTTTTGATAATTCCTCTGTGGTGACCTTACCGGGAATCGAACCCGGATTGCCAGGATGAAAACCTGGTGTCCTAACCGTTAGACGATAAGGCCAACGTCACGAATTATAGCAAATTACCAGTCAGTTGTCTACAGGCGGCTGGCGCAATTTTCCGCTTCATTTCTCATTTGGCGTCGTTTCTTATATAATAATATCCATGGCAAAGCAAAAGAAGAAACGCAACAAAAAGTACACTGGCGTGGATGCCGCCACCAAACGGCCATCAATCACTCGCGTTAGTGCAGTCAACCGCTCACGGTTTGGGCAGTGGCGTCATGATCACCAACGACAACTCAGCATTGCGCGTACTGTCGCCATCATCATCGTTGCGCTCATCATCATTGTTTCGGGCGTCATGAGCTTATTCTGACGCCATCTACTTCACCGGCAGACGAAACCCAAAGGTACTGCCTTTACTCTCTTTTGATTCAAATACCATCTGACCGCCGTGCGCCAGGACAACCTTGCGCGCCAAAAACAGCCCGATTCCCGTACCGTCTGGGCGTTTTTTGCGAGCGTTTGAGCCACGGAAAAACTTACTGAACAAATTTGCTTTCTCCGCGTCAGGAACGCCGATACCAGTGTCTTTGACGGTAAACACCACATCGTCATCATCTCTGGTCAGTTTTACTTTGATGGTCGTGTCGGGTTTTGAGTAGTACAGTGCATTTTCAATCATATTCATCATCACCTGTCGCAATTTTTCACCATCCACCATGGGCTGCGGGATGTCTTTGTCGATGTCCACTGCTATTTTGACATGTCGCTGTTTGGACATGGTTTTTAGGAATGCAGCCTCGTCCTTGACTAGTTGCACCAAGTCAGTCGCTTGACGGTTGATGACGAATTTGCCCGTTTGCAGCCTGGATACACTCAAAAAGTCACCAATGAGCTGCACCATTCTTTCACTTGAGCCAAAAGCTTCGGTCAATACAGTGCGCTGCGTCGCGTTGATCGGCCCCAAGTCACCCTCTAACATCATATCCAAATAACCCTTGATGCTGGTCAGCGGGGTTCGCAGCTGGTGTGATGCCATAGAGATGAATTCGTCTTTGGCAGCGTCCAGTCGCTGCAGTTGGCGGTTGCTAATCCTGAGTTCCCTCGTTGCATCGATGATTTTCTGTTGCAACGTTTCGTTAAGCTGCCGTACTTCAGCCATGGCAAGTGAGTTTTTGACTGCCACCACCAATTCACCACTCATGGTTTCCAGGAGGGAAATATCTCGCCGCGTGTAGCGCTTGGCTCGCCTACCAAACAACACACAGCCAACACATTCGTGGTCCATGGCTAGCGGCAGGATGACTTCAATGTGGTACATCACCAAACTTTGCTGCAATGATTCATCCGCCAAATCTTTGACGAGCACCACTTCGTTGTAGCGATAATGCCGATGAATATGCTTTGTCAATCGTGCCACGTCAATCGCCGGAAGGACTCGTTTGCTGGTACTTTCTAGCCTGAACGTATCACCAATTTTCACTGCCAGTGTCACGGATTCTGCCTGAAATGACCGCCGCAAAAAGCATTTCATGCGCTTCAAAAATACGTCCAAATCAGTACTGCGTAGTAACAGCATGCCCATCTCAGCAAAAAATTCTTGCTTGCGCATGCGACTGGTTTTCAAAACATGAGTCGCTTTTTTCAGAGATTGCCCATAGTCCCTATCCATGCATATAAATATAAGCGATTTAGGCCTTCTCGTCCAGATATCTATGCTATAATGAGCCTATGAAGAAAATTGCCATTATCGAAGACGATCCAGCTATTAGCCAGATGTACCGCATGAAATTTGAGGCTGATGATTTTGATGTACGACTCGCAGCCGATGGCAAAGTGGGCGTCGAATTAGTTGAGAAATTTACCCCAGATATCATTTTGCTTGATTTACAAATGCCAGAAATGGACGGATTGACTGCCTTGAGAAAAATTCGTTCGCACACGTGGGGTGAAACTGTGCCAGTCATCGTCCTAACTAACCTGAGCGAAGAAGAAGCGCCCGATGAACTGCGAGATCTCAACATTCACAGTTACATCGTCAAAGCGAACTTGACACCACGCCAAGTGGTCAGCAAAGTCAAAGACGTTATCGGCTAGGCTGGCTAATTCTGTTTTTGCTGATTGGCAATCGCCAGGCAAGCATTGATCAAATTATCAAACAGCGCCGCCACCGTTAGCGGTCCAACGCCGCCTTTTTCGGGCGTAATCGACACGTCCTGCCGGTCACGCACTTCTTTGGCAACATCGCCAACTATTTTACCCTTGTCAGACGCAGTGCCGGCATCTACCACGATAGCACCAGGTTGCACCATGTCAGACGAAATAATACCGGGGCTACCCGTGGCGGTGACGATTACCTCAAAATCCACTAACTCTGCCAGATCATCCCCCATGTCGAAGACGACTGGTTCTAAACCAGACCGACGCCACATATCTACCAGTGGTGCGCCCACCAGTCGACCATGTCCAACCACAGCGATGCGCTTGTTTGACAGATCAATACCGTGGCCCGACAATAGCCAATTGATGGCCGTTGGCGTCGCCGCCTCAAACGACGAACGAGGATTCAGTCCATCAACGTCTTTTTCTGGCGCGACCGCAGCCAATATTTCGTCCGTCTGAGTTGGATCTTTCAACGGCAATTGGACGATGATCCCTTGCACATCTTCTCGCGCATTCAGCTGCTGAACCGTCTCCAACACATCTTCCACGTGGTGAATTTCTGTATCAATCAAAATATCCGCACCATAGTTACGCTTCAAGCGCATATACGTTTCAATCACTGGATTGTCAGTATTGGTGACAATTGCCAGACGCGGCTGAATATGCCAGGCTTGACGTAGTGCCCGGACTTGCTTGGCTTGACGCTCTTTGATAAAGCTTGCCAAATCTGTACCAGTGAGTATTTTCATCTTTATCATTCTACCAAATGAGTCTGCTTGAGTACAGGTATCAGCTATGGTATAATGCTAGAAGCTTGCGTATGGCGGATGTAGCTCAGTTGGTTAGAGCGCTGGATTGTGGCTCCGGAGGCCGTGGGTTCGACCCCCATCATTCGCCCCAAGCATTGATTTGTGACATAATATGTGCTAAAATCACACGTATGGGCCAGTAGCTCAGCTGGTTAGAGCACCTGCCTCTTAAGCAGGGTGTCGAGGGTTCGAGCCCCTCCTGGCCCTCCAAAATAACCTCACACGCGTGTGAGGATTTTATTTTGCTATGCATATGGGTTATACCGACGGGAAGGCGGTTCGTGAAATGATGACCTTGGTCTGTTGAGTCCCATCGGGCGAGCATTGGTGTTTGAAGATTGCCGATTCGGCCTATCTGTTTCAGCCTTGGCAGTATGCGGTTTTCTGTTTGAAAGACTCTGCTCTGCCGACTGCTTGGATTTATGATCATACCCCGAAGCTACAACCCCCAATTCCATGCCAAAGCGACGCACATGCCCATGGCAGCTAGCCATGGCAGAGCTTTGATAATTATTGATGTATTGGCGATCTGAATTTGCCCGATGTTTTCTGTTGATGCTTCGTCCCGTATGTCCGTACGCCGTAAAACCGTCAATCGACCCTCGTCGAGGATCAGATAGTCTCATCATCAGTTCTCGAGACATGCGTGGTTTTCGACTCGCATCCATATTTGATACTCGTAATCCTATGGCGCCCCGAGTAGGATTCGAACCTACGACCTTAGGCTTAGAAGTCCTCTGCTCTATCCAGCTGAGCTATCAGGGCGTATTCACATTATAGCATCTTTCTGCTACAATGATACAAGCTTGCGGGTGTAGTACAGCGGTTAGTATGCAAGTTTTCCAAACTTGAGATCGGAGTTCGATTCTCCGCACCCGCACCAAAGTTACGATAATTCCCATCCATAAAGGGCATCATGGATCCATATTTTTACACAGAGAAACCAAAATACCGACCACACGACATCGAAGATGCCTCTGAATTTTATGACATCATTGAGCGCAGTAGTCTGACTCATCAACTGTCTGACTCCAGGCCGTACATCTACTGGACGATGGAAATTTACGACAAAGCCAATGGCATCAAAGGTGGCGGCGGTTTGGGCGTGCTGGCAGCAGACACACGGCGGGTGGCCGAAAAATTAGACGTGCCGTTTGTGGTAGTCACGCCATTTTACCGCAGCGAATCACACCAAAAAATTACCAACCTCGAGCAGGAAGAATTTTCAGAAACTGTCTCACCACAAGACTATGGTTTTGAGTACATTGACGACGTGTCCGTCAGCTCACGCGGTTTTCCTGACGCCAGTTTGAGCATCTTCAAAAAGGCACTTGGTTCGACGCAGTTTGTCACCATCTCAGAGCCAAACTTTGGACAATTGTACGAAGGTGAAGGCTCGGGCGATCACCGACTCTACCAAGAAGTGGCCCTCGGGTTTGGCGGCTATAAAGCCCTGAAACTGCTCGGCATCAAGCCGGCCGTCATCCAGCTCAACGAAACCGCAACCATTTTTGCAGCATTGGCTCGACTGGACGAACTATGTGCCAACGGCATGAACCTGTACGAAGCAATCGTTTACGTACGCAAACACACACTCTATACCAACCACACGCTGCTCCAAGCGGCTGAACCAGAATTTCACCGCTCACAATTTGAAAAATTAGTGCTGCCAAATCTCAAAAGCAACGCCGTGCGCTGCTGGCTGATGGAACAATTTCGTAATGATCGCTTGCGGCCAAACTTGTTGGCAATTGAGCTAACCGAAGCCAAAAATGGTGTCAGCAAACTGCACGCCCGAGTGGCAAATTTCCGCGACCGCAACAACGACAAAGTCAAATTCCACGCCATCACCAACGGCATCGACCTGGAAACATGGGTGCTACCGGAAATCATGCAACTCTATAGCGAGAGCGGGATTATCGATAAGTTTGGGCTGCCAACAGATAATTTCCATGCCAAAATTGATACGTTAACTGCGTCAGACCTCCGCGCCATGCACCGCGCTGGTCGCGCCGCTTTAAACCGTGTGCTAGAGCACCGCAAAGATCAATACAACCATCCTGTGCAAATACCAGAAAATGCACTGTTGTTTGATTTCAAACGACGCTTTGCGAACTATAAGCGGCCGTACATGCCGTTCACCAACCCTAAAGCGCTAAGGCAAATTTTGGTTGATTATAACGCGCACTACATTTTGGCGGGAAAAGTCCACCAAGGCGACACTGTGATGTATCAACGGCTGCTTGAAATTTTACAATTGGTAGACGCTGACCCGATCTTAAAAGAGCGCGTTCACTACATCCAAGATTATGACGAGGAGCTGGGCCGGGCGCTGGCAGTTGGTTCAAACATCGCTATCAACGTACCAGAAGTTGGCTGGGAGGCTTGCGGTACCTCATGGGAAAAAGATATTGCCAATCTCAAATTGCTCATTTCCACCAGCGATGGCGGCGTGGCAGATATCAAGCCAATAGCCTGCCTGGAAGTTAGTGGCAAAAACTACGACGAAGAAGTTCGTTCACTGTATCTCAATATACACAAAGCCGCACGCATCATGCAAAATGATTCACTGCTGGAAAAACTAACTCATCGCCAGCTCAAAGCGTACCTGCCGATCATCTCTGGCGCACGCATGATGAAAGATTATCTCCACTTTTTGTTCCCAAAGCGGTGAGATGTTATTCGTTGATGACTTCAACTTGCGCACCCAAGCGATTCAGGCGCTGAGCCAGATCTTCGTAACCACGGTTGATGGAGTACACGTCGCGCAAGGTTGATTGGCCTGGTGCTGCCAACATCGCCAAAAAGACGACAACACTTGGTCGAAGTGCCGGTGGCGCGATGACGTCGGCTGGTTTCCAATTGGTCGGACCGCTGATATACACTCGGTGTGGATCGACCAGCTCAATTTGTGCATTCAGTTTGCTTAGTTCGGTAAAATAAATTGCTCGATTTTCATAACTCCAGTCATGCACCAAGGTCCTACCTTCAGCCATGGTAGCGATGAGCCCTAAGAACGGTAAATTATCCATATTAATCCCCGGAAACGGCAGCGCGTGAATCTTGTCCTTTGGCGCAACCAGCTTGGAGTGTTTCAGCGCGATGTCCACCAAACGAGTACGGCCATTGTCGGCTGGGTATTCCTCGCTCAACTCGTACCGCAAGCCCATTTCAGCCAAGGTTGCTAGCTCAATTTCCAAAAATTCAATTGGCGCTCGGCGCACTATGATCTCCGAATCAGTCACCACGGCTGCCGCGATGAAGCTCATAGCCTCAATCGGGTCTTCAGACGGTGCGTATTCAACAGGTTGGTTGATCGATTTTTTACCGGTGATGGTCAACGTAGTAGTGCCGATGCCTTCTATCTTCACGCCTAATTTTTCCAAGTAGAAACAAACGTCCTGCACCATGTAGTTTGGGCTGGCGTTGCGGATGATGGTCTTGGTTGGTGACAGTGCCGCTGCCATGATGAGGTTTTCAGTCACCGTGTCACCACGTTCAGTCAGAACAATAGTGTGATCACCTGTCGTGGCATCAACTGTCGCGTGATAGCTGTCTGGTTCCGCCTCTACGTGCATCCCAAAGTGCTTCAGGCCTGACAAGTGCGGTTCTACGGTGCGCTTACCGAGATTACAGCCACCAGCAAATGGCAAACGAAAGTCATGATATTGATGCAGCAGTGGACCGAGAAACATTAGTACAGTGCGGGTGCGCTTGGCAGCTGCGATATCCATGTCTTCTAGCCTCAGCCGAGCTGGCGGCGTGATTTCCAAGTCATTACCTGCTAGCCACCGTGTTTTGACACCGATGGAATTAAGCACTTCGATGATGCGGTTGACCTCTTCGATGCGCGACACCCGCCTCAGTGTCGTTTTACCTTTGTTGAGTAAACTGGCGCACAGCAAAGCCACTGCGGCATTTTTACTTGTTTTGACGTCGATACTACCAGATAGTTTGTGTCCACCCGAGACACGGAAATTAATCTTGCCGGTTTTGTTAAGCAACATAATATTATGGCTCAATACCTCCGAGATGCGCGACAACATTTCAAGACTCAAGTTTTGTTTACCGCTTTCAATACGATTGATTGCACTCTGAGACGTTCCCAAAGCATCGGCTAATTGGGCCTGTGTCAGATTTTTTCGTTGACGATTTTCCGCAATGAGCGTACCGATCTTTTGGATGTATCGATCTGTATTCATGCCGGCAGTATATCACAAATGATATAATAGTACAAATGGTATAATGAGGTCATATAGGAGAAATTGACATGAAAGATCAAGCAATTGAACGACTCATCACTGCGGAAATTGAGCGACAGCAAGCAGGGCTAGAGCTCATCCCCAGCGAAAACTACGTTTCACCAGACGTGCTCAAGGCGCTCGGCAGCGTATTTACCAACAAATATTCTGAGGGTTATCCTGGCCGACGATACTATGGCGGGCAGCATAACACCGATCAAATTGAGCAGTTGGCGATTGACCGTGCCAAGCAATTATTCGGCGCTGATCATGCCAATGTCCAGCCGCACTCTGGCGCCCAAGCCAACGAGGCCGTATATTATGCGTGGTGTGAGCCAGGCGACACCATCCTGGCGATGGATTTGGCGCACGGCGGACACCTGACGCATGGCGCACCAGTCACCCGCTCGGCCCGTGAGTATAATTTCGTCCGCTATGGTATCAAGGATGTCGAAACTGGCGAAATTGACTATGAAGAAATTCGCCGTTTGGCGCTAGAATATCGGCCAAAGATCATCTTGGCAGGCTTTTCGGCTTATCCGCGGGAGCTAGATTACGCCAAGTTTACCGAGATTGGCAACGAAGTTGGCGCTATGTTGATGGCGGATATGAGCCACATCGCTGGATTAATTGTCGGCGGCGTAGCTAAAAATCCGTTTGACTATGGCTTTCACGTTATCACCACTACCACACACAAAACCCTGCGCGGTCCGCGCGGTGGTTTGATCTTGTCAAAAG harbors:
- a CDS encoding GAF domain-containing sensor histidine kinase; the protein is MDRDYGQSLKKATHVLKTSRMRKQEFFAEMGMLLLRSTDLDVFLKRMKCFLRRSFQAESVTLAVKIGDTFRLESTSKRVLPAIDVARLTKHIHRHYRYNEVVLVKDLADESLQQSLVMYHIEVILPLAMDHECVGCVLFGRRAKRYTRRDISLLETMSGELVVAVKNSLAMAEVRQLNETLQQKIIDATRELRISNRQLQRLDAAKDEFISMASHQLRTPLTSIKGYLDMMLEGDLGPINATQRTVLTEAFGSSERMVQLIGDFLSVSRLQTGKFVINRQATDLVQLVKDEAAFLKTMSKQRHVKIAVDIDKDIPQPMVDGEKLRQVMMNMIENALYYSKPDTTIKVKLTRDDDDVVFTVKDTGIGVPDAEKANLFSKFFRGSNARKKRPDGTGIGLFLARKVVLAHGGQMVFESKESKGSTFGFRLPVK
- a CDS encoding response regulator transcription factor; translated protein: MKKIAIIEDDPAISQMYRMKFEADDFDVRLAADGKVGVELVEKFTPDIILLDLQMPEMDGLTALRKIRSHTWGETVPVIVLTNLSEEEAPDELRDLNIHSYIVKANLTPRQVVSKVKDVIG
- a CDS encoding bifunctional 5,10-methylenetetrahydrofolate dehydrogenase/5,10-methenyltetrahydrofolate cyclohydrolase, with product MKILTGTDLASFIKERQAKQVRALRQAWHIQPRLAIVTNTDNPVIETYMRLKRNYGADILIDTEIHHVEDVLETVQQLNAREDVQGIIVQLPLKDPTQTDEILAAVAPEKDVDGLNPRSSFEAATPTAINWLLSGHGIDLSNKRIAVVGHGRLVGAPLVDMWRRSGLEPVVFDMGDDLAELVDFEVIVTATGSPGIISSDMVQPGAIVVDAGTASDKGKIVGDVAKEVRDRQDVSITPEKGGVGPLTVAALFDNLINACLAIANQQKQN
- a CDS encoding glycogen/starch/alpha-glucan phosphorylase, coding for MDPYFYTEKPKYRPHDIEDASEFYDIIERSSLTHQLSDSRPYIYWTMEIYDKANGIKGGGGLGVLAADTRRVAEKLDVPFVVVTPFYRSESHQKITNLEQEEFSETVSPQDYGFEYIDDVSVSSRGFPDASLSIFKKALGSTQFVTISEPNFGQLYEGEGSGDHRLYQEVALGFGGYKALKLLGIKPAVIQLNETATIFAALARLDELCANGMNLYEAIVYVRKHTLYTNHTLLQAAEPEFHRSQFEKLVLPNLKSNAVRCWLMEQFRNDRLRPNLLAIELTEAKNGVSKLHARVANFRDRNNDKVKFHAITNGIDLETWVLPEIMQLYSESGIIDKFGLPTDNFHAKIDTLTASDLRAMHRAGRAALNRVLEHRKDQYNHPVQIPENALLFDFKRRFANYKRPYMPFTNPKALRQILVDYNAHYILAGKVHQGDTVMYQRLLEILQLVDADPILKERVHYIQDYDEELGRALAVGSNIAINVPEVGWEACGTSWEKDIANLKLLISTSDGGVADIKPIACLEVSGKNYDEEVRSLYLNIHKAARIMQNDSLLEKLTHRQLKAYLPIISGARMMKDYLHFLFPKR
- a CDS encoding helix-turn-helix domain-containing protein, coding for MNTDRYIQKIGTLIAENRQRKNLTQAQLADALGTSQSAINRIESGKQNLSLEMLSRISEVLSHNIMLLNKTGKINFRVSGGHKLSGSIDVKTSKNAAVALLCASLLNKGKTTLRRVSRIEEVNRIIEVLNSIGVKTRWLAGNDLEITPPARLRLEDMDIAAAKRTRTVLMFLGPLLHQYHDFRLPFAGGCNLGKRTVEPHLSGLKHFGMHVEAEPDSYHATVDATTGDHTIVLTERGDTVTENLIMAAALSPTKTIIRNASPNYMVQDVCFYLEKLGVKIEGIGTTTLTITGKKSINQPVEYAPSEDPIEAMSFIAAAVVTDSEIIVRRAPIEFLEIELATLAEMGLRYELSEEYPADNGRTRLVDIALKHSKLVAPKDKIHALPFPGINMDNLPFLGLIATMAEGRTLVHDWSYENRAIYFTELSKLNAQIELVDPHRVYISGPTNWKPADVIAPPALRPSVVVFLAMLAAPGQSTLRDVYSINRGYEDLAQRLNRLGAQVEVINE
- the glyA gene encoding serine hydroxymethyltransferase, which gives rise to MGEIDMKDQAIERLITAEIERQQAGLELIPSENYVSPDVLKALGSVFTNKYSEGYPGRRYYGGQHNTDQIEQLAIDRAKQLFGADHANVQPHSGAQANEAVYYAWCEPGDTILAMDLAHGGHLTHGAPVTRSAREYNFVRYGIKDVETGEIDYEEIRRLALEYRPKIILAGFSAYPRELDYAKFTEIGNEVGAMLMADMSHIAGLIVGGVAKNPFDYGFHVITTTTHKTLRGPRGGLILSKGVVGNPLKRPEKTLENLPTLIDRAVFPGTQGGPHMHTIAAKAVAFGEALRPEFAAYAQQIVKNAAVLADELKRGGLKLVTGGTSNHLVLADVYGSFGIDGKTAQERLEASGITANANAIPNDTLPPFRPSGLRLGTPAVTTRGMTEAEIKQIAELIIAAIQTDDPNVHAELKQKTGSLAKSFPLPY